A genomic window from Pelagicoccus albus includes:
- a CDS encoding pyridoxal phosphate-dependent aminotransferase family protein, with protein MEPIDLNAPLTRTASAEGKIWNYFGGTAYLGLQTLPEFQERYIENVLRFGTAYGASREANVRFPVYNEVESLLADWLGHEEALTLSSGYLASQLVCQTLAAKGHTTYQVKGAHASLSNGFTEKLSLDFETLREKLNKEETDALPPVVMLDSIDFRGLHYPSFSELAKLPLDRLILVVDDSHGFGVIGEDGIGSSHALRKLEPTELIVCGSLNKGLATQAGVVLASSKRISDLKKNPIYSSASPASPASLQTLLETVALRRTQFEKLQENLAVFERGTVGISWLHRNQGHPAYTCDCEGISRYLEELDTLITSFEYPAHSGHTINRIILSADHQANDIERLCRLLNEFVSR; from the coding sequence GTGGAACCCATCGACTTGAATGCACCCTTAACCCGAACAGCCTCTGCAGAGGGAAAAATTTGGAACTACTTCGGCGGCACCGCTTATCTTGGCCTACAAACGCTTCCCGAATTCCAAGAGCGTTACATCGAGAACGTTCTCAGGTTCGGAACCGCCTACGGTGCCTCACGGGAAGCGAACGTTAGGTTTCCCGTGTACAACGAAGTAGAATCTCTGCTGGCAGACTGGCTCGGGCATGAAGAAGCCCTGACGCTCTCATCCGGATATCTAGCGAGCCAATTAGTCTGCCAAACCTTGGCCGCCAAGGGTCACACCACCTATCAAGTGAAGGGAGCGCACGCGTCCCTGAGCAATGGTTTCACGGAGAAATTATCGCTCGATTTCGAAACCCTCCGCGAAAAACTGAACAAAGAGGAAACAGATGCCCTTCCCCCCGTTGTTATGTTGGACAGCATAGACTTCAGAGGTCTTCACTATCCAAGCTTTAGCGAACTGGCGAAGCTCCCTCTGGATCGCCTCATTCTTGTGGTGGACGATTCCCACGGGTTCGGAGTCATAGGAGAAGACGGGATAGGCTCCAGCCATGCGCTTCGAAAACTTGAGCCAACAGAGCTGATCGTTTGCGGATCGCTCAACAAGGGATTGGCCACACAAGCCGGAGTTGTTTTGGCATCGTCAAAAAGGATTTCGGACCTGAAGAAAAACCCGATCTACTCGAGCGCCTCCCCTGCTTCACCAGCGAGTCTGCAAACCTTACTGGAGACAGTAGCCCTTAGGAGGACTCAATTCGAGAAACTGCAGGAAAATCTAGCTGTATTCGAAAGGGGGACGGTCGGAATATCGTGGCTCCACCGCAATCAAGGCCATCCTGCGTACACCTGCGATTGCGAGGGAATCTCTCGATATCTAGAGGAGCTAGATACCCTCATCACTAGCTTCGAATATCCCGCTCATAGCGGGCATACGATCAATCGAATTATCCTCTCAGCAGATCATCAAGCGAATGACATCGAGAGATTGTGCAGGCTTTTGAACGAATTCGTATCCAGATAA
- a CDS encoding septal ring lytic transglycosylase RlpA family protein, whose translation MSIPKTKYIPPVVLIVGAIVLALVFSEDELRGKASYYSDALQGSPTASGEPYDPGEYTAAHRELDFGTEVEVTYPETGESVIVVINDRGPHTDDRIIDLSKAAAQEIGLIDDGVGTVELRPLD comes from the coding sequence ATGAGTATTCCGAAAACCAAATACATTCCACCCGTGGTCTTGATTGTCGGAGCCATCGTCTTGGCGCTTGTCTTCTCTGAAGACGAGTTGAGGGGCAAAGCATCCTACTATTCTGATGCTCTTCAAGGAAGCCCTACAGCGAGCGGTGAACCCTATGATCCTGGCGAGTATACAGCGGCCCACAGAGAGTTAGACTTCGGTACTGAAGTCGAGGTGACATATCCGGAGACGGGCGAATCCGTTATTGTTGTCATCAATGACCGAGGACCACACACGGATGATCGAATTATCGATTTGTCCAAGGCCGCGGCCCAAGAAATAGGCTTGATTGACGATGGAGTCGGTACGGTAGAGCTGCGGCCGCTCGATTAG
- a CDS encoding sigma-54-dependent Fis family transcriptional regulator, protein MISSTALSRVRQKFLADGNIEAGIVSAPILRSWKRCSNVGLVSEETPSSQVLTASELRNAMERDETLLRLSRPEIEGLYANAKATGSIIILTDRDGLILDTIGDAGFSEKAARVSLQPGVSWGETSNGTNAIGTAIMERGPVAVHGSEHYFDKQSILSCAAAPILSPFGDLIGVLDISGHARTLHTHAEGLIRLSVNQIEHRLFERDFDRFRILRFHTDAAMVGTVREGLLAFEGDVLAAANRRGLASLGLDWEAIGRKKFGELFSSKVSPSNEDSVIRSREGQRFHGRIRETGRAHKTSVFFSQTPVQRPIVRSVEPYFDEDTGLALKRAVRLTDGNVPVLIHGETGTGKEIFARAIHGLCARKNKPFVAVNCAALPESLIESELFGYEEGAYTGARKKGSLGLLREAHGGVLFLDEIGDMPISMQARLLRALQEREVRPLGSSKSVPVDFCLLCATHRNLRELSQSGSFRSDLYYRIAQYTVSLKPVRDLSNRRNILDVFWRQLGGRERSVVLDEKVRDSLVSYDWPGNFREFVSALQALLVLAESGEILSVDALPAHLRQVAEEYSENGNSKREPGAQKSLKCLTKDLMQKTLDECSGNVSQAARKLGVNRSTLYRRLKFADN, encoded by the coding sequence ATGATTTCATCAACCGCGTTGTCGCGAGTTCGACAGAAGTTTTTAGCAGACGGAAATATCGAAGCGGGAATTGTGTCTGCCCCCATTCTGAGATCTTGGAAACGTTGCTCTAATGTCGGGCTTGTATCGGAGGAAACGCCTAGCTCTCAGGTTCTGACCGCTTCTGAACTAAGGAACGCCATGGAGAGAGATGAAACTCTACTTCGTCTTAGCCGCCCCGAAATCGAAGGATTATATGCAAACGCCAAAGCGACCGGCAGCATTATCATTCTGACGGATCGGGATGGATTGATTTTAGATACGATCGGAGACGCTGGTTTTTCGGAAAAGGCGGCCCGCGTATCGCTCCAGCCGGGAGTATCTTGGGGCGAGACTTCTAACGGCACGAATGCGATCGGAACCGCGATCATGGAGAGGGGGCCGGTGGCAGTGCACGGGTCGGAGCACTACTTTGACAAGCAGAGTATTCTAAGTTGTGCAGCTGCTCCCATATTAAGTCCTTTTGGCGACTTGATCGGCGTGCTCGATATCTCAGGACATGCGAGGACCTTGCACACGCATGCGGAAGGGTTGATTCGTCTTTCAGTTAATCAAATCGAGCACCGTCTCTTCGAAAGGGATTTCGATCGATTTCGTATCCTTAGATTCCATACGGATGCGGCAATGGTGGGGACGGTGAGAGAAGGACTGCTCGCGTTTGAAGGAGATGTGCTGGCGGCGGCCAATCGTAGGGGGCTCGCTTCGCTTGGATTAGACTGGGAAGCTATTGGTAGAAAGAAATTTGGGGAATTGTTCTCCTCGAAAGTTTCCCCTTCAAATGAAGATTCGGTAATTCGTAGCCGGGAAGGACAGAGATTTCATGGCCGGATTCGGGAAACCGGAAGAGCACATAAAACTTCGGTTTTCTTCTCACAAACTCCAGTCCAGAGGCCAATCGTCCGAAGCGTTGAACCTTATTTTGATGAGGACACGGGGCTTGCCCTGAAAAGAGCAGTGCGGCTAACGGATGGGAACGTGCCTGTTCTGATTCATGGCGAAACTGGCACAGGTAAGGAGATATTCGCTAGGGCCATACACGGACTTTGCGCCCGCAAGAATAAGCCGTTTGTTGCGGTCAATTGCGCAGCCTTGCCGGAGTCGCTCATAGAGTCGGAGCTATTTGGATACGAAGAAGGCGCTTACACTGGAGCTCGCAAGAAGGGGTCTCTCGGGCTGTTGCGCGAGGCTCATGGAGGGGTGCTCTTTTTGGATGAGATCGGTGATATGCCAATTAGCATGCAGGCTCGTTTATTGCGGGCTTTACAGGAACGCGAAGTTCGGCCCTTAGGGAGTTCCAAGTCTGTACCTGTTGATTTCTGTTTGCTTTGCGCGACGCATCGTAACCTGAGGGAATTGTCGCAGTCTGGTTCTTTTCGTTCCGACCTCTATTACCGGATAGCCCAATATACTGTATCCCTTAAGCCAGTACGTGATTTGTCGAATCGCCGCAATATCTTGGATGTTTTTTGGAGGCAGCTGGGCGGTCGTGAGCGGTCGGTTGTTTTGGATGAAAAGGTGAGAGACTCTTTGGTATCGTACGATTGGCCTGGGAATTTTAGAGAATTTGTAAGTGCTCTCCAAGCCTTACTCGTATTGGCCGAGTCGGGGGAGATTTTGTCCGTTGATGCGTTGCCGGCCCATTTGAGGCAAGTCGCTGAGGAGTATTCAGAAAATGGAAACAGCAAGAGAGAGCCTGGTGCGCAAAAGTCTTTGAAGTGTTTGACCAAGGACCTGATGCAGAAAACTCTAGACGAGTGCTCGGGAAATGTTTCTCAAGCGGCTCGCAAGTTAGGTGTGAATCGTAGCACCCTTTACCGAAGGTTGAAATTCGCTGACAATTGA
- a CDS encoding aldehyde dehydrogenase family protein, whose translation MNSTLESQYSISSKNDLYLSTPKKLLIDGEWQDSVSGGTFEVRNPATEEVIARVTDGQAADIDLAVKAARRAFESGPWARMTPSDRSKIIWKIADLLEENADQFAELEALDNGKPITVAKAADVALAVDLFRYMAGWATKINGDSISISVPYMPGEQFHTYTKKEPVGVVGQIIPWNFPLLMAAWKLGPALATGCTIVLKPAEETPLSAIRLGELMMEAGLPKGVVNIVTGFGETAGAPLAAHPDVDKIAFTGSTDIGRLIVKAAGETNLKKVTLELGGKSPNIILDDADLDLAIPGAASAIFFNHGQCCCAGSRLMVQESIFDKVVEGVAEFAQNIKVGNGLDAATQMGPLVSTDQFNRVSGFLDSGKQQGARAVTGGNRFGDTGYFVEPTVFVDTRSDMRIVQEEIFGPVVCAMPFKGIEDVAAAANGTDFGLAAGIWTRDVSKAHSVANVIRAGNVWINCYNIFDAALPFGGYKQSGWGREMGKEAIDLYTETKAVTIRL comes from the coding sequence ATGAATAGTACCCTAGAATCCCAATACTCCATCAGCTCTAAAAACGATCTATACCTCTCCACCCCGAAAAAGCTGCTCATCGACGGCGAGTGGCAAGACTCCGTGTCGGGAGGAACCTTCGAAGTCCGAAACCCTGCCACCGAGGAAGTCATCGCTCGAGTGACCGATGGTCAGGCCGCAGATATCGACCTAGCCGTTAAAGCAGCTCGACGCGCCTTCGAGAGCGGACCTTGGGCACGCATGACACCCTCGGATCGCAGCAAGATCATCTGGAAAATAGCGGACCTGCTGGAGGAAAACGCCGACCAATTCGCAGAGCTAGAAGCCTTGGATAACGGCAAGCCAATCACCGTCGCCAAAGCGGCAGACGTCGCCCTCGCCGTCGACCTTTTCCGCTACATGGCTGGTTGGGCGACCAAGATCAATGGCGACAGCATCTCCATCTCTGTCCCTTACATGCCAGGTGAGCAATTCCACACCTATACCAAAAAAGAGCCGGTCGGCGTAGTCGGGCAGATCATCCCATGGAACTTCCCGCTCCTCATGGCTGCTTGGAAGCTCGGTCCCGCCCTCGCCACAGGCTGTACCATCGTGCTGAAACCAGCAGAAGAAACTCCACTTTCCGCCATCCGACTCGGCGAGCTCATGATGGAAGCCGGCCTTCCTAAGGGAGTCGTCAATATTGTTACTGGCTTCGGAGAAACCGCAGGTGCTCCCCTAGCCGCCCATCCAGACGTGGACAAGATAGCCTTCACTGGATCGACCGACATTGGCCGCCTCATCGTCAAAGCCGCCGGCGAGACAAACCTCAAGAAGGTCACCCTCGAACTGGGAGGCAAGTCGCCCAATATCATATTGGACGACGCGGATCTGGACCTCGCCATTCCGGGAGCCGCCAGCGCTATCTTCTTTAACCACGGCCAATGCTGCTGCGCCGGTTCGCGCCTCATGGTTCAAGAAAGCATCTTCGACAAGGTCGTAGAAGGCGTGGCCGAGTTCGCCCAAAACATCAAAGTAGGCAACGGCCTAGACGCTGCGACACAGATGGGACCACTCGTATCCACAGATCAATTCAACCGTGTCAGCGGCTTCCTCGACTCTGGCAAACAACAAGGAGCGCGAGCAGTAACCGGAGGTAATCGATTCGGAGATACTGGGTACTTCGTAGAGCCAACGGTTTTCGTGGATACACGCAGCGACATGCGAATTGTCCAAGAAGAGATTTTTGGCCCAGTCGTCTGCGCCATGCCATTCAAAGGCATCGAAGACGTAGCAGCTGCGGCAAACGGCACCGACTTCGGATTGGCAGCCGGTATCTGGACTCGTGACGTCAGCAAGGCCCACTCGGTCGCCAACGTAATCCGGGCCGGAAACGTTTGGATAAACTGCTATAATATTTTCGACGCGGCGCTTCCGTTTGGAGGGTACAAACAATCGGGCTGGGGTAGAGAGATGGGAAAAGAGGCTATAGACCTCTACACTGAGACCAAAGCTGTCACCATACGTCTGTAG
- a CDS encoding EF-hand domain-containing protein, whose translation MNGINGYGDQNMIQFARMREQQNFASQADSDGDGSISQTEFSSALSSISDSDTSSSMSFGDYDTDGDGLLSQSEASAVDQSYAQDMGIMRMAGMQMRGMGGSPDMFSDLQDMMGTEENADGISADSFSELLTDHGVSAEQAESLFSEFDTDGDGILSETELATAEENQAGAMAGGPPPGPPPGPPPSGASEELFSDLESLLDVSSEESGVSESSFSELLSEKGLDSETIDSLFGELDADGDGSISEAEIASAKETMLGGVEGMASTSSESSEEAEETFDSLDTNEDGFISQEEFEAGMPSFGQEQEQGFQMGAGLRERMQGVYGRSMQSMEGGGFGSSMLGGRIEATA comes from the coding sequence ATGAATGGAATAAACGGGTATGGTGATCAGAACATGATCCAATTCGCCCGCATGCGGGAGCAGCAGAACTTTGCTTCCCAGGCGGACTCGGATGGAGATGGTTCGATTAGCCAAACTGAGTTTTCGAGCGCGCTGTCTAGTATCAGCGACTCGGATACTAGTTCATCCATGTCGTTCGGTGACTACGATACCGACGGCGATGGACTGCTGAGCCAATCCGAGGCGAGTGCAGTCGATCAAAGCTATGCCCAGGATATGGGCATAATGCGCATGGCAGGAATGCAGATGCGTGGAATGGGCGGTTCTCCTGATATGTTCAGCGATTTGCAGGACATGATGGGAACTGAAGAAAACGCGGATGGCATATCTGCGGATTCGTTTAGCGAATTGCTAACTGATCATGGCGTTTCCGCCGAGCAAGCTGAGAGCTTGTTCAGTGAATTCGACACGGATGGGGATGGCATCTTGAGCGAAACGGAACTGGCCACTGCGGAAGAGAACCAAGCGGGAGCTATGGCAGGGGGGCCTCCTCCGGGACCTCCTCCGGGACCTCCTCCATCGGGAGCAAGCGAGGAGTTATTCAGCGATCTAGAGTCGCTTCTCGACGTCTCCAGTGAGGAATCTGGAGTTTCGGAATCATCGTTTAGTGAATTGTTGTCCGAAAAGGGATTGGATTCCGAAACGATAGATTCGCTCTTCGGAGAGCTCGATGCAGACGGGGATGGCTCGATCAGCGAAGCTGAAATAGCCAGTGCCAAAGAGACGATGCTTGGCGGCGTCGAGGGCATGGCCTCCACGAGTAGCGAGTCTTCCGAAGAAGCTGAGGAAACCTTCGATTCTTTGGATACCAATGAGGACGGTTTCATTAGCCAGGAGGAGTTCGAGGCCGGAATGCCCAGCTTCGGGCAAGAACAGGAACAAGGCTTCCAGATGGGGGCAGGACTTCGTGAGCGCATGCAAGGCGTTTACGGCAGGTCTATGCAGTCCATGGAAGGCGGTGGTTTTGGCTCGAGCATGCTGGGTGGCAGGATCGAGGCAACCGCCTAG
- a CDS encoding ATP-binding cassette domain-containing protein: MIEVENLHKSFGDLEVLKGIDCRIEEGEVVCLIGPSGSGKSTLLRCINLLETPTSGDIKLEGKSYLSKPKEARELRSRVGMVFQHFNLFPHLTALENVTLAPLKALKLSKEQAEVEGLKLLEQVGLASKASTYPGALSGGQKQRVAIARALAMKPKVMLFDEPTSALDPEVVGEVLAVMKRLALDGMTMVVVTHEMGFAREVANRVVFMADGKIVEEGEARTFMSAPQTERAKAFLKSQL, translated from the coding sequence GTGATTGAGGTCGAAAATCTGCATAAGTCCTTCGGCGACTTGGAAGTCCTGAAAGGGATCGATTGTCGAATCGAGGAGGGAGAAGTCGTATGTCTTATCGGTCCCTCCGGTTCAGGTAAGAGTACCCTGCTCCGCTGTATCAATCTCTTGGAGACGCCGACCTCGGGTGACATCAAGCTGGAAGGAAAGTCCTATCTCTCCAAGCCTAAGGAGGCTCGGGAGTTGCGGAGTCGAGTGGGCATGGTTTTCCAGCACTTCAATCTTTTCCCCCACCTAACTGCCCTCGAAAACGTGACTTTGGCTCCTCTCAAAGCACTCAAGCTATCCAAAGAGCAAGCGGAGGTAGAAGGCTTGAAGTTGCTCGAGCAAGTTGGGCTGGCCTCTAAGGCCTCGACTTATCCGGGGGCGTTATCGGGTGGCCAAAAACAGCGAGTCGCAATTGCCCGAGCTCTGGCGATGAAGCCCAAGGTCATGCTATTCGATGAGCCGACTTCTGCTCTCGATCCCGAAGTGGTGGGAGAGGTTTTGGCAGTCATGAAACGACTGGCCTTGGATGGTATGACCATGGTGGTGGTCACGCACGAGATGGGCTTTGCTCGCGAAGTCGCCAACCGCGTGGTCTTCATGGCGGACGGAAAGATCGTGGAAGAGGGCGAGGCGCGAACCTTCATGAGCGCTCCCCAGACGGAGAGAGCCAAAGCCTTTCTTAAGTCACAGCTCTAA
- a CDS encoding amino acid ABC transporter permease, translating to MLADLFEHLAGSLPYLLKGAIYTVVVALLAMGLGFLLGLFVCLGKISSKRALRVLCSGYIDIFRGTPLLVQILFIYFGFPSLLQQILGRPVPFDPLIAGTVAFTLNAAAYMAEIIRAGIESLGKGQFEASYSLGMSYGQTMRHVILPQAIRRMIPAFGNEFVTLLKDTSLLSAIAVTEIVKEGRLYISRTYAAFPTYFAIALVYFVLTFLATRLFNGLERRMKISD from the coding sequence ATGCTAGCGGACCTTTTTGAACATTTAGCCGGGAGCCTGCCCTATCTGCTCAAGGGCGCGATCTACACGGTCGTGGTCGCTCTATTGGCGATGGGACTCGGCTTCCTGCTGGGACTATTCGTTTGTTTGGGGAAGATCTCCAGTAAGCGAGCTTTGCGTGTTTTGTGTTCTGGATACATCGACATTTTTCGCGGCACGCCGCTTTTGGTGCAGATCCTGTTTATCTACTTTGGTTTCCCCAGTCTCTTGCAGCAAATACTTGGCAGACCGGTACCTTTCGACCCGCTTATCGCAGGCACAGTAGCATTTACTTTGAATGCGGCGGCTTACATGGCGGAGATCATTCGGGCGGGAATCGAATCGTTGGGAAAAGGGCAATTCGAAGCCTCGTATTCTCTCGGTATGAGCTATGGGCAAACCATGCGGCACGTCATCCTGCCGCAAGCGATCCGGCGCATGATACCCGCTTTCGGAAACGAGTTTGTGACCCTGCTCAAAGATACCTCGCTGCTTTCGGCAATCGCGGTGACGGAGATTGTTAAGGAGGGCCGTCTGTACATTTCCCGCACCTACGCCGCGTTTCCAACCTACTTCGCGATCGCCTTGGTCTACTTCGTCCTCACCTTCCTGGCAACGCGACTATTCAACGGATTGGAAAGGAGGATGAAGATCAGTGATTGA
- a CDS encoding basic amino acid ABC transporter substrate-binding protein — protein sequence MYFFKFGNSTGVKRAKRGLLGLCLAGLCMVLSGCGGSSEGEGALVVGTEATYPPFEMTDDAGNIIGFDIDLLKAVARATGLEVEFRDMDFDSLVPAIQGGNIDIGASGMSITPLRLKQIDFSDPYIEAGLVVAVGGSSQGITGVDDLKGKRVAVQQGTTGAAKSEELLAAGKIGSLKYFPNVSVAMMELLNGAVDAVINDKPVTQAFVAKHPGKIKIVGGTLASDEYGFAIAKGREELLSQINEGLRLVKESGEFDALIAKYFSSAEE from the coding sequence ATGTATTTCTTCAAATTCGGAAACTCGACTGGAGTGAAGCGGGCCAAGCGAGGTCTGCTGGGATTGTGCTTGGCTGGTTTGTGCATGGTGCTGAGCGGCTGCGGAGGAAGCTCAGAGGGGGAAGGAGCTTTAGTGGTCGGTACCGAGGCCACTTATCCGCCCTTTGAGATGACCGATGATGCGGGCAATATCATCGGCTTCGATATCGATCTATTGAAAGCGGTTGCCCGGGCCACGGGCTTGGAAGTCGAGTTTCGAGATATGGATTTCGATTCGCTCGTTCCGGCTATCCAGGGAGGAAACATCGACATCGGCGCGTCCGGCATGTCTATCACTCCGCTCAGATTGAAGCAGATCGATTTTTCGGATCCCTACATCGAAGCCGGTTTGGTTGTCGCTGTGGGAGGCTCATCGCAAGGAATTACTGGTGTGGATGACTTGAAAGGAAAGAGAGTCGCGGTGCAGCAGGGCACAACCGGGGCGGCCAAGTCGGAGGAGCTTTTGGCCGCTGGCAAGATCGGCAGCCTCAAATATTTTCCCAATGTCTCCGTCGCCATGATGGAACTACTAAATGGCGCTGTGGACGCAGTGATTAATGACAAGCCCGTGACCCAAGCCTTCGTGGCGAAACATCCCGGAAAGATTAAGATCGTGGGCGGCACCTTGGCCAGCGACGAGTATGGCTTCGCTATCGCGAAGGGACGTGAGGAATTGTTGAGCCAGATCAACGAGGGATTGCGATTGGTCAAAGAGAGCGGCGAATTCGATGCCCTGATCGCCAAGTACTTTTCATCCGCTGAGGAGTAA
- a CDS encoding glycosyl hydrolase family 28-related protein, producing MICAPSYLRSGIVSSKLLLGFCFLLAVGFTTAQSLPPEIGDTLEPEEFVPDFSYAGYGFGTKPIPAFEGVTLDVTDFGAVPDDAIDDTEAVQEALAKARELPEAVRVRFPAGRFVLNEILELNRSDLLLSGAGGGEGGTTLYFSRPLNMVGDAGKLDELRTYLERYDKRQREPKRNLDVLFSEYSWTGGFVWVGRSGHRAFPYLEELDEPIPAITKSVSGSRGELTITVDDGSGLSTGQRIQILWYNREGAEGPLLKEIYGETELEIGSHHWSFPDRPLVRQRTQVLEVSGNQVRIADPLLHNISESVPVELAAWTPLERVGIEDLRFEFPDSHFFGHHVEQGYNAIYLTDLVDGWVRDVRFLNADSGILTYDSANLTLRDIQSLGDREAHYAVHMGSVHNVLAERVQVFNPVIHSLTFNTQSTRCVYKDAQVFAAAVLDQHAGSNHQNLYDNVTLHLSAEKKDGDWIYPVYDGSGAGYWQPGHGRFSTTWNLRVLVEGGIGREETVILQGLAEGPDARVFGISGNREFELDYYPAPLLRALNQRLESTPSLYEFQLQTRLAEGES from the coding sequence ATGATTTGTGCCCCGTCTTATCTGCGCAGCGGAATTGTATCTTCGAAACTTCTTCTCGGGTTTTGCTTCCTACTCGCAGTAGGATTTACCACCGCTCAATCATTGCCGCCTGAAATTGGCGATACGCTTGAACCCGAAGAATTCGTGCCGGATTTTTCCTATGCGGGCTATGGTTTTGGGACTAAGCCGATCCCTGCCTTTGAAGGGGTAACTCTGGACGTGACGGACTTTGGAGCTGTTCCGGATGACGCGATTGATGATACCGAAGCGGTGCAAGAGGCCTTGGCCAAAGCGAGAGAGCTACCGGAAGCGGTTCGGGTTCGTTTTCCAGCAGGCCGTTTTGTGCTGAACGAGATCTTGGAGCTTAACCGTAGCGATTTGCTTCTGTCTGGAGCAGGCGGCGGCGAAGGCGGGACAACTCTCTATTTTTCGCGACCACTCAACATGGTGGGGGATGCCGGCAAGCTCGACGAGCTTCGCACCTACCTTGAACGCTATGACAAACGTCAGCGGGAGCCGAAGCGGAACTTGGATGTTCTTTTTTCGGAGTATTCCTGGACAGGCGGTTTTGTTTGGGTAGGTCGTTCGGGGCACAGAGCGTTTCCGTATTTGGAAGAGCTGGATGAGCCGATTCCTGCGATAACGAAATCTGTATCTGGAAGCAGAGGTGAGTTAACGATCACGGTGGACGATGGATCCGGTCTTTCTACGGGCCAACGTATTCAGATTCTGTGGTACAATCGTGAAGGAGCTGAAGGGCCCCTGCTGAAGGAGATTTACGGTGAGACGGAGCTGGAGATAGGCTCGCATCATTGGAGTTTTCCTGATCGCCCCTTAGTGCGGCAACGGACTCAGGTTCTTGAGGTATCCGGAAACCAAGTTCGTATTGCCGACCCGCTTTTGCACAACATTTCCGAATCGGTGCCAGTTGAGTTGGCGGCATGGACTCCTTTGGAACGGGTAGGAATCGAAGACTTACGTTTCGAGTTTCCGGATAGCCACTTTTTTGGCCATCACGTAGAGCAGGGGTACAATGCCATCTACTTGACCGATTTGGTCGACGGCTGGGTTCGCGATGTTCGTTTTCTCAATGCAGATAGCGGAATTCTGACTTACGACAGCGCGAATCTGACTTTGCGAGATATCCAATCCCTAGGGGACCGGGAGGCTCATTATGCGGTGCATATGGGTAGCGTGCACAATGTATTGGCTGAGCGAGTACAGGTTTTCAATCCCGTTATCCACTCTCTCACCTTCAATACTCAGTCTACCCGTTGCGTTTATAAAGACGCACAGGTTTTCGCTGCGGCAGTGTTGGATCAGCATGCGGGTTCGAATCATCAGAATCTCTATGATAACGTTACCCTGCACCTGAGCGCTGAGAAGAAGGATGGAGACTGGATTTATCCTGTTTACGATGGTAGTGGAGCTGGCTACTGGCAGCCTGGTCACGGCCGGTTTAGCACGACTTGGAATTTGAGGGTGCTGGTAGAGGGAGGAATTGGAAGGGAAGAGACGGTGATCCTGCAGGGCTTGGCGGAAGGACCGGATGCCCGGGTTTTTGGCATCTCGGGCAACCGTGAGTTCGAGTTGGACTACTATCCGGCGCCGCTTCTCCGAGCTCTGAACCAACGCCTCGAATCCACACCCTCGCTCTACGAATTTCAGCTTCAAACCCGATTAGCTGAAGGAGAGAGCTGA